Proteins found in one Limnohabitans sp. TEGF004 genomic segment:
- the aroQ gene encoding type II 3-dehydroquinate dehydratase, giving the protein MKVLMLHGVNHNMFGKRDPKQYGTITLDEINANLHKLGKELGAEVECYQTNHEGDMCERIHQGYFDNVDAVLINAGAWTHYSYAIRDALAVLTCPVVELHMSNIHAREEFRHKSVFAEIVKGQICGFGADSYELALRAAVSAVQSSK; this is encoded by the coding sequence ATGAAAGTCTTGATGCTCCACGGCGTGAACCACAACATGTTTGGTAAACGCGACCCTAAGCAATACGGCACCATCACACTCGATGAGATCAATGCCAATTTGCACAAGTTGGGCAAAGAGCTCGGCGCTGAGGTTGAGTGCTATCAGACCAACCACGAAGGCGACATGTGCGAGCGCATTCATCAAGGCTACTTTGACAACGTGGACGCCGTGCTCATCAACGCCGGCGCCTGGACCCATTACAGCTACGCCATACGCGATGCCTTGGCCGTGTTGACTTGCCCTGTGGTCGAGTTGCACATGTCCAACATCCATGCGCGTGAAGAATTCCGTCACAAATCAGTCTTCGCTGAAATTGTGAAAGGCCAAATTTGCGGCTTTGGTGCTGACAGCTACGAGCTGGCTTTGCGTGCCGCGGTGTCTGCTGTTCAATCTTCTAAATAA
- a CDS encoding ABC transporter ATP-binding protein, whose product MTNSNIQPVLKVTDLKKAYGAIQAVGGVSFEVRPGEIFGVIGPNGSGKTTLFNSMLGQITPDTGKIELNGQDVTQLGPLELNRLGVGRTFQTLQVFGKMTVRDNLIVAAQEHQGTMFSRMFAPSDSDLGAKADALIDQFHIKHVADKKAGELSYGQQKLVDIAMAFMSEPDLVLLDEPCAGVNPSLVGGISTLLKDLNKTRKGSFVVIEHNMDFVMDLCHRIMVMVEGKVMAIGTPAEIRANKQVLDAYLGS is encoded by the coding sequence ATGACGAATTCAAACATTCAACCCGTTCTCAAAGTCACCGACTTGAAGAAAGCCTATGGCGCGATTCAAGCGGTGGGTGGCGTGTCGTTTGAAGTGCGCCCTGGTGAAATCTTTGGCGTCATTGGCCCCAACGGTTCGGGCAAAACCACCTTGTTCAACAGCATGTTGGGTCAAATCACACCGGACACCGGCAAGATCGAACTCAATGGCCAAGACGTGACGCAGTTGGGTCCTTTGGAGCTCAACCGCTTGGGCGTGGGGCGCACCTTCCAAACCCTGCAAGTGTTTGGCAAGATGACCGTGCGCGACAACTTGATCGTGGCCGCGCAAGAGCACCAAGGCACCATGTTCAGCCGCATGTTCGCACCCAGCGATTCAGATTTAGGTGCCAAGGCAGATGCCTTGATTGACCAGTTCCATATCAAGCACGTGGCCGATAAAAAAGCGGGTGAGTTGAGCTACGGTCAACAAAAGCTGGTCGACATTGCCATGGCCTTCATGAGTGAACCCGACTTGGTCTTGCTTGACGAACCTTGCGCGGGCGTGAACCCTTCGCTGGTGGGTGGCATCAGCACCTTGCTGAAAGACCTGAACAAAACCCGCAAGGGTAGTTTCGTGGTGATCGAACACAACATGGATTTTGTGATGGACCTGTGCCACCGCATCATGGTGATGGTCGAAGGCAAGGTGATGGCCATTGGTACACCGGCCGAGATTCGTGCCAATAAACAAGTGCTCGACGCCTACTTGGGAAGCTGA
- a CDS encoding ABC transporter ATP-binding protein, translating to MTTHNNTTPCIEFDDVVAGYKDFMILNNLSFSVPKGSITLLIGPNGAGKSTVLKTLFGLLTPRQGKIRLNGDDITGATQKDLLARGIAFVPQGRNLFGQLSVYENLELGGITLGMKTTHERIPEVLEFFPRVKERMNSLASSLSGGEQKQLEIGRALLLRPKVLLIDEPSIGLSPMVVQDVFKLLRKLADQGTTVLMVEQNVKSALKYSDNAIALESGRLVLYKSAAEILADPQMERLFLGGAHTTTAAAATV from the coding sequence ATGACAACACATAACAACACAACACCGTGCATCGAATTTGACGATGTGGTGGCAGGCTACAAAGATTTCATGATCTTGAACAACCTGTCGTTTTCTGTGCCCAAGGGCTCCATCACCTTGTTGATTGGACCCAACGGCGCTGGCAAGTCGACCGTGCTCAAAACCTTGTTTGGTTTGCTCACGCCGCGCCAAGGCAAGATTCGTTTGAATGGCGATGACATCACTGGCGCCACACAAAAAGACTTGCTCGCGCGTGGCATTGCCTTTGTGCCGCAAGGTCGCAATTTGTTTGGTCAACTCTCGGTCTACGAAAACCTAGAGTTGGGCGGCATCACGCTGGGCATGAAGACCACGCACGAGCGCATTCCTGAAGTGCTGGAATTTTTCCCGCGCGTGAAAGAGCGCATGAACTCCTTGGCATCTTCTCTCTCGGGTGGTGAACAAAAGCAACTTGAAATTGGTCGCGCTTTGTTGCTGCGTCCCAAAGTTTTGTTGATTGATGAACCCTCGATCGGTTTGTCGCCCATGGTGGTGCAAGACGTGTTCAAGCTCTTGCGCAAGTTGGCTGACCAAGGCACCACGGTGCTGATGGTGGAGCAAAACGTGAAGAGTGCGCTCAAGTACTCAGACAACGCGATTGCTTTGGAGTCTGGTCGTTTGGTGCTGTACAAATCAGCCGCTGAAATTTTGGCTGATCCACAAATGGAACGTTTGTTCTTGGGTGGTGCACACACCACCACGGCAGCAGCAGCGACCGTTTAA
- a CDS encoding branched-chain amino acid ABC transporter permease, which yields MTDFLQLFFSGLATGSIYALAALGFTLLWQASGTINFAQGEFVMLPAFMMLGFMAAGFPLMLSFAASCVLSVFVLGWLFKRGVVDPLFKFGMMPIVVATIGLSIAMRNAVRAGYSAEPHPFPNLFPDEVYNIAGVTISATDIGTFVFAIALVLITQAFLAKTVTGRAMQAVAQNTESASVLGINVPRMIFYTFAINAVLAAAAAILVTPTYLAKFDMGAALGTKAFFAAIIGGFNNSRGALLGGVIVGVCENLAAAYISPAYKDAVALIIFMVVILFKPQGLLGKKVERKV from the coding sequence ATGACCGACTTCCTACAACTCTTTTTCAGTGGCCTCGCCACCGGCAGCATTTATGCGCTGGCGGCCTTGGGCTTTACCTTGCTTTGGCAAGCTTCGGGCACCATCAACTTCGCACAAGGCGAGTTTGTGATGCTGCCGGCTTTCATGATGCTGGGCTTCATGGCCGCAGGCTTCCCTTTGATGTTGAGCTTTGCCGCGAGTTGTGTGCTGTCGGTCTTTGTGCTGGGCTGGTTGTTCAAGCGCGGCGTGGTGGACCCACTCTTCAAGTTCGGCATGATGCCCATCGTGGTGGCGACCATTGGTCTGTCCATCGCCATGCGCAATGCGGTGCGCGCAGGTTACAGCGCTGAGCCGCATCCATTTCCCAATCTATTTCCAGATGAGGTGTACAACATTGCCGGTGTGACCATTTCGGCCACCGACATTGGCACCTTTGTGTTTGCCATTGCACTCGTGTTGATCACACAAGCTTTCTTGGCCAAGACCGTCACCGGTCGTGCCATGCAAGCGGTGGCACAAAACACCGAGAGCGCTTCGGTGTTGGGCATCAACGTGCCCCGCATGATTTTTTACACCTTCGCCATCAACGCGGTGCTGGCAGCAGCCGCTGCGATTTTGGTGACGCCGACGTATCTGGCCAAGTTCGACATGGGCGCAGCTTTGGGTACGAAGGCTTTCTTCGCTGCCATCATTGGTGGCTTCAACAACTCACGCGGTGCGTTGTTGGGGGGTGTGATTGTGGGCGTGTGCGAAAACTTGGCTGCAGCCTACATTTCGCCGGCCTACAAAGACGCGGTGGCGTTGATCATTTTCATGGTCGTGATTTTGTTCAAGCCACAAGGCTTGCTCGGTAAAAAAGTGGAGCGCAAAGTATGA
- a CDS encoding branched-chain amino acid ABC transporter permease: protein MKKLAILAGLLGLLACIFVPTLLKNHGIYLFTYWLIYVIATMGLNLTIGYAGQKSLGHAAFFGIGAYTVAVMMQAGYSFWLGMPLAALGCFVVGLALGFPALRVQTIYLAFATLGFNTAVWLVMRNEEWLTGGTFGINNIARPEVFGISFDGNLAYYYLVLAFAVVLGLLLWGLLHSPWGKAFTALRDNPIRAESLGVDIRGYTLLSFAIGAAYAGIAGGLFGSLVQFIDPAPFTVEASIMMYLMVVVGGPGYFLGPLLGAAVGVILPEWLRFAQAWYLFVFGTAVVMLMIWLPDGLLSIPDRIRAKRQSREASAARAAAGQSGVKA, encoded by the coding sequence ATGAAGAAGCTCGCAATTCTTGCCGGCCTCTTGGGGCTGTTGGCCTGTATTTTTGTGCCCACGCTGCTCAAAAATCACGGCATTTATTTGTTCACCTACTGGCTGATTTACGTCATCGCCACCATGGGCTTGAACCTCACCATCGGTTATGCCGGTCAAAAGTCACTCGGCCATGCCGCGTTCTTTGGCATTGGTGCCTACACCGTGGCGGTGATGATGCAAGCGGGTTACAGCTTTTGGCTCGGTATGCCACTCGCAGCCTTGGGCTGCTTTGTGGTGGGCTTGGCGCTGGGCTTTCCTGCGCTGCGCGTGCAAACCATTTACTTGGCGTTTGCCACGCTTGGCTTCAACACCGCGGTGTGGTTGGTGATGCGCAACGAAGAGTGGCTCACGGGCGGCACGTTTGGCATCAACAACATTGCACGTCCTGAAGTTTTTGGCATCAGCTTTGATGGCAACTTGGCTTACTACTACTTGGTGTTGGCGTTTGCCGTGGTGTTGGGTTTGCTTTTGTGGGGCTTGCTGCATTCGCCATGGGGCAAAGCATTCACCGCCTTGCGTGACAACCCCATCCGTGCGGAAAGCTTGGGCGTGGACATTCGTGGCTACACCTTGTTGAGCTTTGCGATTGGCGCGGCCTATGCAGGTATTGCCGGTGGTTTGTTTGGCTCATTGGTGCAGTTCATTGACCCCGCGCCATTCACGGTGGAAGCGTCCATCATGATGTACCTCATGGTGGTGGTGGGTGGCCCCGGTTATTTCTTGGGCCCCTTGCTGGGTGCTGCAGTGGGTGTGATCTTGCCGGAGTGGTTGCGCTTTGCGCAGGCCTGGTATTTGTTCGTGTTCGGCACGGCCGTGGTGATGTTGATGATTTGGCTGCCCGACGGTTTGCTGAGCATTCCAGACCGCATCCGTGCGAAACGTCAGTCGCGTGAAGCCTCAGCGGCACGTGCGGCTGCAGGCCAATCAGGAGTGAAGGCATGA
- a CDS encoding TetR/AcrR family transcriptional regulator, which translates to MNETVHSSRKAPKRTNDPERTMAGILAVATQEFAAKGLAGARIDAIAAATHTSKRMIYYYYGSKEGLYLAVLEDAYRRIRATESELHLSDLSPVDALKALVGFTFDHHHSNQDFIRLVMNENIQHGSYLAQSKLIQELNVSAIQSIEELYKRGVKAGVFRKGLDPIDIHASISALTFFNVSNRYTFDLIFKRNGQTAKALSARRQSVVDMVLRFVSYSNLA; encoded by the coding sequence ATGAACGAAACGGTACATTCTTCTCGCAAAGCGCCCAAGCGCACCAACGATCCTGAGCGGACGATGGCGGGGATCTTGGCCGTGGCGACCCAAGAGTTTGCAGCCAAGGGCTTGGCGGGCGCACGCATCGACGCGATTGCAGCGGCCACGCACACCAGCAAACGCATGATCTATTACTACTACGGCAGCAAAGAGGGCTTGTATTTGGCTGTGCTAGAAGACGCCTATCGCCGCATTCGCGCCACCGAGTCCGAGCTGCACTTGTCCGATCTGTCGCCTGTCGACGCCCTCAAAGCATTGGTGGGCTTCACTTTTGATCACCACCACAGCAACCAAGATTTCATTCGTTTGGTGATGAACGAAAACATCCAACACGGTAGCTATTTGGCACAAAGCAAGCTCATCCAAGAGTTGAATGTGTCGGCCATTCAGTCCATCGAAGAGTTGTACAAGCGTGGCGTCAAGGCGGGTGTATTCCGCAAGGGGCTGGATCCTATTGATATCCACGCGTCTATCTCGGCGTTGACTTTTTTCAATGTCTCCAACCGCTACACCTTCGATTTGATTTTCAAACGCAACGGCCAAACAGCCAAAGCTCTGTCGGCACGACGCCAAAGCGTGGTGGACATGGTTCTGCGTTTTGTTAGCTATTCAAATTTGGCATAG
- a CDS encoding sulfite exporter TauE/SafE family protein, with protein MSFDSYFVLAGLASLLVGLSKGGLPTVGMLAVPLLSLFMSPVKAAVLLLPIYIISDVVSVWLYRKNFSAPNLKILIPAGVLGVFIGWLTASVTSDSAVKLIIGCMGIGFCLNTWLRKTPQDKQPVNAKKGWFWGTVAGFTSFISHAGGPPFQIYVLPQRLPKVQFAGTATLLFAVINAAKIWPYQLLQPYSYDDLMRAADLIPFALVGTVLGAYITRKIADVWFYRLVQAGLFAVSLKLIADVVL; from the coding sequence ATGTCATTTGATTCTTACTTCGTCTTAGCTGGTCTCGCCTCGCTCTTGGTGGGCTTGTCCAAAGGCGGATTGCCCACGGTGGGAATGCTGGCCGTCCCCCTGCTCTCACTGTTCATGTCACCGGTGAAAGCGGCGGTGTTGTTGCTGCCCATTTACATCATCTCGGATGTGGTGAGTGTGTGGCTGTATCGCAAAAATTTCAGCGCACCGAATTTAAAAATCCTCATTCCTGCCGGTGTGTTGGGTGTGTTCATTGGGTGGCTCACGGCCTCGGTGACTTCGGACAGCGCCGTGAAACTGATCATTGGCTGTATGGGCATCGGTTTTTGCCTCAACACATGGCTGCGCAAAACGCCACAAGACAAACAACCAGTCAATGCCAAGAAGGGTTGGTTCTGGGGCACGGTAGCGGGATTTACCAGCTTCATCTCGCACGCGGGAGGGCCGCCGTTTCAAATTTATGTGTTGCCACAGCGACTGCCTAAGGTTCAATTTGCAGGCACCGCCACGTTGTTGTTTGCTGTGATCAACGCGGCCAAGATTTGGCCCTACCAACTTTTGCAGCCTTACTCTTACGACGACTTGATGCGCGCCGCAGACCTGATCCCGTTCGCCTTGGTGGGCACGGTGCTGGGCGCGTACATCACCCGAAAGATTGCCGACGTTTGGTTTTACCGCTTGGTGCAAGCGGGCCTGTTTGCGGTATCCCTCAAACTCATTGCAGATGTTGTTCTATGA
- a CDS encoding Gfo/Idh/MocA family oxidoreductase — MPPVNIAVAGAGVIGRAHIAVIAQSSQCRLSAIADPSEAAQALAQEHGVPWFATLDQLLAAVSPDGVILATPNAMHVPQALQCIAAGVPVLVEKPIAHTVADAQKLVQATQAHQAKVLIGHHRAHSPIMRQAQAVIDEGRLGQLVSVVGSAMFYKPDDYFTQAPWRCEVGGGPILINLIHEIHNLRMLCGEIAQVQAMTSNAVRGFAVEDTASITFRFASGVLASFMLSDTAASAQSWEQTSQENKAYASYDDEDCYVIAGTMGSLSVPTMRLKTYGKAEDRSWFKPYQSSTVALEREDPLRLQMDHFIRVIQGAEEPLVSAHDGLQNLRVVEAIAQAAANQQTVRLSET, encoded by the coding sequence ATGCCCCCAGTGAACATCGCGGTCGCTGGTGCGGGCGTGATTGGTCGCGCTCACATCGCCGTCATTGCGCAATCTTCGCAGTGCCGATTGAGCGCCATTGCCGATCCGTCTGAGGCTGCGCAAGCCTTGGCTCAAGAGCATGGCGTGCCTTGGTTTGCCACCTTGGACCAACTGCTGGCTGCTGTCTCGCCAGACGGCGTGATTCTGGCAACACCCAATGCCATGCATGTGCCGCAAGCCCTGCAGTGCATTGCCGCAGGTGTGCCGGTGTTGGTGGAGAAGCCGATCGCACACACCGTGGCCGATGCACAAAAGCTGGTGCAAGCCACGCAAGCGCATCAAGCCAAGGTGTTGATCGGTCACCACCGAGCCCACAGCCCCATCATGCGTCAAGCCCAAGCGGTGATTGACGAGGGGCGTTTGGGGCAGTTGGTGAGCGTGGTTGGCAGTGCCATGTTTTACAAGCCCGATGACTACTTCACGCAAGCGCCTTGGCGGTGTGAGGTGGGCGGTGGCCCAATTCTGATCAACCTCATTCACGAGATTCACAACTTGCGCATGTTGTGCGGTGAGATCGCGCAAGTGCAGGCCATGACCTCGAATGCGGTGCGTGGCTTTGCGGTGGAAGACACGGCATCCATCACGTTCCGTTTTGCATCGGGTGTGTTGGCGTCATTCATGCTCTCCGACACAGCGGCATCGGCGCAGAGTTGGGAGCAAACCAGCCAAGAGAACAAAGCCTACGCCAGCTATGACGATGAAGACTGTTACGTCATTGCAGGAACGATGGGCAGTTTGTCTGTGCCCACCATGCGCTTGAAAACCTACGGCAAAGCTGAAGACCGTTCGTGGTTCAAGCCTTACCAAAGTAGCACTGTGGCGTTAGAGCGAGAAGATCCCTTGCGTTTGCAGATGGACCACTTCATCCGTGTGATCCAAGGTGCGGAAGAACCTCTGGTGAGCGCGCACGACGGCTTGCAAAACTTACGGGTCGTCGAAGCCATTGCGCAGGCGGCGGCAAATCAGCAAACCGTTCGCTTAAGCGAAACTTGA
- a CDS encoding TRAP transporter large permease subunit yields the protein MTIAVFLFSLMGSMALGIPIAFSLLLCGAALMWHMNMFDAQILAQNLIEGSNSFPLLAVPFFMLAGEIMNAGGLSRRIVNFAMACVGHIKGGLGYVTIMAAVIMAALSGSAVADAAALASLLLPMMVAASHDRARSAGLIASAGIIAPVIPPSIGFVIFGVAGNVSISKLFMAGIVPGILLGASLWITWWWLARQEVVTVPPRKSFGEIREALREATWALVLPVIVVFGLKFGVFTPTEAAVVAAVYALLISTFVYKELNLKSLYPLFVSSAKTSAIVMFLVAAAMVSAWLITVANLPAELVALLQPLLDSPRLLMLTIMVITMLVGTALDMTPTILLLTPVLMPVVKAAGIDPVYFGVLFIINNAIGLITPPVGTVLNAVAGVGKVSMDEVTRGVMPFMVAQFIIMFAMVAFPQLVMVPARWFY from the coding sequence ATGACGATCGCTGTATTTCTCTTTTCCCTGATGGGTTCCATGGCGTTGGGTATCCCCATCGCCTTCTCTTTGCTGTTGTGCGGTGCTGCGCTGATGTGGCACATGAACATGTTTGACGCGCAAATCTTGGCGCAAAACTTGATCGAAGGCTCCAACAGTTTCCCGTTGTTGGCTGTGCCATTCTTCATGTTGGCTGGCGAGATCATGAATGCGGGTGGTTTGTCACGCCGCATCGTGAACTTCGCCATGGCGTGTGTGGGCCATATCAAAGGTGGCCTGGGCTACGTGACCATCATGGCTGCGGTCATCATGGCTGCATTGTCTGGTTCTGCCGTGGCCGATGCCGCTGCTTTGGCCTCTTTGCTCTTGCCCATGATGGTGGCGGCTAGCCATGACCGCGCCCGCTCGGCGGGCTTGATTGCCTCTGCCGGCATCATCGCGCCCGTGATTCCACCGAGCATTGGCTTTGTGATTTTTGGTGTGGCCGGCAACGTGTCGATTTCCAAATTGTTCATGGCCGGCATCGTGCCCGGCATTTTGTTGGGTGCGTCTTTGTGGATCACGTGGTGGTGGTTGGCCCGTCAAGAAGTGGTGACCGTGCCCCCACGTAAATCGTTTGGCGAAATTCGTGAAGCGCTGCGCGAGGCAACTTGGGCTTTGGTATTGCCTGTGATCGTGGTGTTTGGTTTGAAGTTCGGTGTGTTCACACCGACAGAAGCTGCGGTGGTGGCTGCTGTGTACGCCTTGCTCATCTCGACCTTTGTGTACAAAGAGCTGAATTTGAAGAGCTTGTATCCCTTGTTTGTTTCGTCTGCCAAGACCAGCGCGATTGTGATGTTCTTGGTGGCAGCGGCCATGGTGTCTGCTTGGTTGATCACGGTGGCTAACTTGCCTGCTGAATTGGTCGCTTTGCTTCAACCCTTGTTGGACAGCCCACGTTTGTTGATGCTGACCATCATGGTCATCACCATGTTGGTAGGCACCGCCTTGGACATGACACCAACGATTTTGTTGCTCACACCTGTGCTGATGCCTGTGGTGAAAGCTGCTGGCATTGACCCTGTGTACTTCGGCGTCTTGTTCATCATCAACAATGCGATTGGTTTGATCACACCACCTGTGGGCACAGTGCTCAATGCTGTGGCCGGTGTTGGTAAAGTGAGCATGGATGAAGTCACGCGCGGTGTGATGCCATTCATGGTGGCGCAGTTCATCATCATGTTTGCGATGGTGGCCTTCCCACAATTGGTGATGGTGCCCGCACGCTGGTTCTATTGA
- a CDS encoding Gfo/Idh/MocA family oxidoreductase has protein sequence MTTSHHTSLRTAPLRLGILGCANIAKQFTRDVHGSKQVSIQAVASRDLTKAQAFAQSFDIARAHGSYEALLTDAALDAIYLPLPNSLHAEWAIRAMQAGKHVLCEKPLALNLGEITRMFEVARQQGVMLLEAYPYWFQPQTRDLLACLSHDKIGEVRSMQASFGFTVGNTDTNIRMKPDLGGGALLDAGCYPLSLIRLVMGCAPERVMAHATWADTGVDISLMATLFYADGRRAQMSCAMDTANHRRATIVGSHGTVETEYLNHTSDSHTHPWGYLPSQMRVRQGVANSIPFEDVHSASGSGFRFAAEAFAQVVRAGDMAAIERTAMASHDIAATLDAIQASAKTGHMVRLSR, from the coding sequence ATGACCACCTCACATCACACCTCTTTACGCACTGCCCCATTGCGCTTGGGCATCCTGGGTTGCGCCAACATTGCCAAACAATTTACACGCGATGTGCACGGCAGCAAGCAGGTGTCCATCCAAGCCGTGGCCAGCCGCGACTTAACCAAAGCGCAAGCCTTCGCGCAGAGCTTTGACATCGCACGCGCTCACGGCAGCTACGAGGCGCTGCTAACTGATGCTGCGCTAGACGCCATCTACCTCCCGCTGCCCAACAGCCTGCATGCCGAGTGGGCCATTCGCGCCATGCAAGCGGGCAAACATGTGTTGTGCGAAAAACCGCTGGCACTCAACTTGGGCGAAATCACACGCATGTTTGAAGTCGCGCGCCAACAAGGCGTGATGTTGTTAGAGGCTTATCCCTATTGGTTCCAACCCCAAACCCGCGACTTGTTGGCGTGTTTGAGCCACGACAAGATTGGCGAGGTGCGCAGCATGCAAGCCAGCTTTGGCTTCACCGTGGGTAACACCGACACCAACATCCGCATGAAGCCTGACCTCGGCGGCGGTGCCCTGCTGGACGCAGGCTGCTATCCACTGAGCTTGATTCGTTTGGTCATGGGCTGCGCCCCCGAACGTGTGATGGCCCATGCCACGTGGGCTGACACGGGCGTGGACATCAGCCTGATGGCCACCTTGTTTTACGCTGATGGCCGACGTGCGCAGATGTCTTGCGCCATGGACACCGCCAACCACCGACGCGCCACCATCGTGGGCTCACACGGCACGGTCGAGACCGAATACCTCAACCACACCAGCGACTCGCACACGCACCCTTGGGGCTACTTGCCCAGCCAAATGCGCGTGCGCCAAGGCGTTGCCAACAGCATTCCGTTTGAAGACGTGCATTCAGCGTCAGGCAGTGGTTTCCGCTTTGCCGCAGAAGCCTTTGCCCAGGTGGTGCGCGCGGGTGACATGGCCGCCATCGAACGCACAGCAATGGCGAGCCACGACATTGCCGCCACCTTGGATGCGATTCAAGCCAGCGCGAAAACGGGACACATGGTGCGATTGAGCCGCTGA
- a CDS encoding TRAP transporter small permease → MFNLILDRCCKVLEAAIAFCLALMVVLVFGNVFLRYAMNSGITLSEELSRWAFVWMTFLGAIVALKEHGHLGTDMLVSRLGPFGKKVCLGASYILMLFACWLLLKGAYEQAVINLDSTSAVMEASMAWVYLPGILFAVMGGLILSAEFIRLLTGHVRDEDLVMIQESEEAPHGDNH, encoded by the coding sequence ATGTTCAACCTCATTTTGGATCGCTGCTGCAAAGTGCTTGAAGCAGCGATCGCCTTTTGCCTCGCCCTGATGGTGGTCCTGGTGTTCGGTAATGTGTTTCTGCGTTACGCCATGAACTCAGGCATCACCTTGTCTGAAGAGCTGTCGCGTTGGGCTTTCGTGTGGATGACCTTCCTCGGCGCCATCGTGGCCCTGAAAGAGCACGGCCATTTGGGGACAGACATGTTGGTGAGCCGCTTGGGCCCATTCGGCAAGAAGGTGTGCTTGGGTGCGTCATACATTTTGATGTTGTTTGCTTGCTGGCTTTTGCTCAAGGGCGCTTATGAGCAAGCCGTCATCAATTTGGACAGCACCAGCGCCGTGATGGAGGCTTCGATGGCTTGGGTTTACTTGCCCGGCATTTTGTTTGCTGTGATGGGCGGTTTGATTTTGAGTGCAGAGTTCATTCGCTTGTTGACTGGGCACGTGCGCGACGAAGATTTGGTGATGATTCAAGAGTCTGAAGAAGCCCCACACGGCGACAACCACTAA
- a CDS encoding TRAP transporter substrate-binding protein, producing MKRVFIKTVIATVAMAAMGIASAQVKTIKFANQNNAGHPIVQGMEKFKEIVEKNSGGKLKVNIFPGGTLGSDQANVSAIQGGSLEMASMNSGIFASQVKEFAVFDFPFMFATTKEADAVVDGAFGKKMHAKLEEKGLIGLAYYELGFRHLTNGKRAINKVSDIEGLKLRVIPNPINVDWVKALGANPTPLPWPEVYAALEQGAVDGQENPIPTINSAKLYEVQKHMALTAHQYNPQSVIISKKFWDGLSAAEKKVVADAATESAKFQRETARNLEASLLANLKKNGMQVTQLPESEMAILRDKMRPVTAKHGVNVGQDVVKELQAEIDKVRSAAPAKKSK from the coding sequence ATGAAACGTGTATTTATCAAGACCGTGATCGCCACTGTGGCCATGGCCGCCATGGGCATCGCTTCGGCGCAAGTGAAAACCATCAAGTTCGCCAACCAGAACAATGCGGGTCACCCCATTGTTCAGGGCATGGAGAAGTTCAAAGAAATCGTCGAGAAGAACTCCGGCGGCAAACTCAAAGTCAACATCTTCCCAGGTGGCACTTTGGGCAGCGACCAAGCCAACGTGTCTGCCATCCAAGGCGGCTCTCTTGAAATGGCTTCCATGAACTCTGGCATCTTCGCAAGCCAAGTCAAAGAATTCGCCGTGTTCGATTTCCCCTTCATGTTTGCGACCACCAAAGAAGCGGATGCTGTGGTCGACGGCGCCTTCGGTAAGAAGATGCACGCCAAGTTGGAAGAAAAAGGTTTGATCGGTTTGGCTTATTACGAACTGGGCTTCCGTCACTTGACCAACGGCAAGCGCGCCATCAACAAAGTGTCTGACATCGAAGGCCTGAAGTTGCGCGTGATTCCTAACCCCATCAACGTGGATTGGGTGAAAGCTTTGGGTGCCAACCCTACACCACTGCCATGGCCAGAGGTGTATGCCGCTTTGGAGCAAGGTGCCGTGGACGGTCAAGAGAACCCCATTCCCACCATCAACAGCGCCAAGTTGTACGAAGTGCAAAAGCACATGGCTTTGACAGCACACCAATACAACCCACAGTCTGTGATCATCAGCAAAAAATTCTGGGATGGCTTGAGCGCTGCTGAGAAGAAAGTGGTGGCTGATGCGGCGACTGAGTCTGCCAAATTCCAACGCGAAACTGCACGTAACTTGGAAGCCAGCTTGTTGGCCAATCTCAAGAAAAACGGCATGCAAGTCACTCAGTTGCCTGAGTCTGAAATGGCGATCTTGCGCGACAAGATGCGTCCTGTGACCGCCAAGCATGGCGTGAACGTGGGCCAAGACGTGGTGAAAGAGTTGCAAGCTGAAATCGACAAAGTGCGTTCAGCTGCGCCTGCCAAGAAGTCCAAGTAA